GAACGATTCCTTCGTATATCTGACCTTTTTTCATCTATTAACAGGATTATCCGTTACGAGCACTCAAAGAACCAACTTCATGCCTATAATAATCCTTTCCTCCTTCTTCCTATTTCCTTTATTCATTTTCTATCCAAGTACTCATTATAAGGTTAATTTGCTTGTTTGTCTATGCCTTCTGCTTATTTGCACTTTACCTTCCATTTCGGAACCTTTCGTCTCGTTCCTTAATAAATTATAGTATAAATAATTCTGCTAAGTATGGGCAAATATCCAGATTCACGCCCTTAGATTGTGGACATTAGTATGATCAGTTGGAGGTATCTTATGCAGCACAGAATAAAAGTACCCTCGAGACTACTGAATAAGAAGGGAGAACTAATTCAACGCGAGTATGCCCTTACTCCTCTGCTAAAATATCGGAGAAGGGATGTTGCGCGTAAGTTAAGATTAAAAGAATGGGATTATTATTTGATATATAATGAGGAACATGCAATCGGTCTCACCATAGGAAAAAGTAACACACTTTTGTTAATCAGTGCGACCCTAATTGATTTTTCAAAGAAGCAACAGCATACGAAAAGTATACTTCGAATTGTTCCAGATCGTTATATGAGTATGCCGGAATCTTCAGAAGAGGGAAATATCATATATCGTAACTCCGGTGTGACGCTGGCTTTTACCCATCAAGAGGGTTGCAGGCAGCTATATCTTAATATGAAAAAGTTTCATCATGATTCCGATTTAGAGGTACATTTAAAGCTCTGTCAGGAGCCCAAAGACTCCATGGTAATAGCTACTCCGTTTAAGGACAATTCGAAAGACTTTTATTATAATCGAAAGATAATTGGTATGAATGCATCTGGCAAGGTGACCTTAAGTGGAGAAAGCATATCCTTCTATCCCACTAATTCATTCGGTCTCTTGGATTGGGGACGTGGCGTATGGCCCTATAAGACGACTTGGTATTGGGGTGCTGCTCAAGGTAATGTCTGCGGTAATGTATTCGGCTTTAATCTTGGTTATGGTTTTGGTAACACTTACGCCGCTACAGAGAATATGCTCTTCTATAACGGCGTTGCCAGTAAGCTAGCAGATATCAAGTTTCATATTCCTAAGGATGGTAAAAATCAGTATGACTATTTAAAGCCTTGGAAAGTCACATCCTTTGATCGACGCCTTGAAATGGAATTTACACCTATCCTCGACCGAAATGTGTATTGGAATGCAATTGCTTTCTCGACAAATCAGCATCAGGTATTCGGAAAATACAGCGGAAACGCTACCCTTGACGATGGCACCATTATTTATGTCAAGGATTTTCCGGGATTTATCGAGCATGTTGAAAACCGTTGGTAGTATTATTCCTTGTAGTACAACACTCCGGCAGCAAATATAACGACACAAAGTGTAAGAAACAGGAGTACATTAACTGTATTCGACATGGTTCCCCCTATAAATATAATTGTGGCACCGATAATAGCAAATACGGGACAAATAATACCTTTAAACGTACTATGAATAATCATGTCTTTTCTCATTTTTATAACTTTAACATATAAGATAATATAGCATAAATAACTAAATATAATGGAGATTTCGCTTACATCTCCACCCTTAAGAAGGTTATTCTTTTGAACCAGATAATGAATTAACATCCACACAGAAGAGCTAACGAAGGAAATAATACAGGACCATACGGAAAGCTGTATTCTAGGATTTACTCTTGTTATCTTATCTGCATATGGTAGCATTCTTTTACTTGCTAAGGCATATGGCATACGTAAGCTTCCTAAGATTACTCCATTTATAACTCCCAATACGGATATCAGTACAAAGGTCAGCAAAATACTCTCTCCATACCTTCCAAACAGTAATTCACCGACCTTTTTCACCGCATCATCACCGGTGGAAAGAATATATTCTGCACCTAGAATCCGATTAAGTCCAAGAAAATACATAAGATATACTCCTAGTACAATCATGGGGCCGACAACTAAGGCAATCGTCATATTCTTATTAGGATTTTTCACTTCGTTCGTAATACTGGTAGCAACCACCCATCCATCAAAGGAAAAGGCAATCGGTGCTAATGCGGCAAGCCATCCAAAGCCAACATCAAATTGTGATACAAGCTGTATTCCTTCTTCTAACTCCGGAGCAGAGGCAGTCCAAAATATACTGATAATGGCGATCCCCAATAATGGAATTAGCTTAATAAAGGTTGATAGATTTTGAAAATACCCGCCGATGAACACGGAGAATATATTAACAGAATAAAACAGGATCATATAAAATAACCCTATAGCTACCTGTGTCTCCAGATTATTATCCATCTTAAACAGCAGGCAGGTATAAATGCCCGCCACCCAGGATATCACAGATACTAATGTAGGAAAATATACAAAATTCTGGAACCATCCAAAGCCGGAAGACATTTTTAAAGAAATAAAGTCTTCAAAATAACCTACCACTCCACCGTTTTTCTTCGTTCGAATGGAAAATTCGGTCAGTGAAAGGCTTCCGAATATGATGCCAAAGGCTCCAATGCAAAATACTAAGATACTTAGCCAAAGATTACCGCCCGTATAGCTTAGAATATCATCACTCTTAAAAAAGATACCGGAGCCGATTACAATGCCTATAATCATAGTTGTAGCCGTAATTAATCCGTAATGCTGCAATGGTTTTCCTTCTTGATCATCAGCCGTCTGATAATTATGACTATCGTTTCTATTATTCTGGCCCCTTTCACTCCTCCATTCCACATCTTGCTTTCTTATCTTATTATGTTTCTTCATAGTCTCTCCATATTCCTTTACTCTCAGATTAGTATATCCCAAAAATTCGGAAGAATTGCAACTGTTATTTACAACAACCCTATAATAATACAGGTATTTTTCCGATTTGTATAGAGGAAATATGAGAGACTATATTTTACAATATCCTGACCAACTCTACGATCCAACGTATTGGGCTGCAAAGGCTTAATATCTTAAGTAATCCCGGCATGGCTTCAATCGCAATAAAGTACCTCCCAGTTAATTATGCAATTAATGCGAAATATGCGATTACAAGAACGCCCAGTACAATACGATACCATCCGAATGCTTTAAAGTCATTCTTCTTAATATATCCAATTAAGAAACGAATGGCAACGACGGATAGTAAAAAAGCAACTATCATACCAGTAAGAAGGATTGCAATTTCCATACTGCTAAAGTTGAACCCGAACTTTACAAGCTTTAGTGCACTTGCTCCAAACATAACCGGAATGGATAAGAAGAAGGAATATTCTGCGGCTATGTACCGAGACGACCCAAGTAGGATAGCACCCAGAATGGTTGCTCCCGAGCGTGAGGTTCCCGGAATTACGGATAAGACCTGAAATAAACCAATCATAAATGCAGTCTGATAAGTTAAATCCTGAAAACTGTTAATCTTTGCTGTTTTTCCTTTATTCCTGTTCTCCATCACTATAAAGAGGATACCATAAAGGATTAAAGTAACGGCAACCGTCTGATAATTATAGAATATCTCATCAATTTTATCATCAAACAGCACACCAATCACACCCAGTGGAATAGCTCCAACAACAACTTTATACCAAATCTGCATCGTATCCAGCTTTTCTTGTTTTGTCTTCTTAGGCGAAAATGGGTTTAATTTATTAAAGTATAGCAAACATACTGCCAGTATTGCTCCTAATTGAATTACTACAAAGAACATCTCTTTAAATTCCTCAGAAGCATTCAGCTTAACAAATTCATCCACCAAAATCATATGTCCGGTACTGCTAATCGGAAGCCATTCAGTTATTCCTTCCACAATACCTAACAATATCGCCTTCAACAACTCAATAATTTGCATGCTCTTACCTCCATAAATAATAATTGGGTCAATCATATCAATCATAATTCAGTTTACTAAACATTACAAGTGAAACTTCACCGCCTGCCAGATAACTTTTTAAGCTAAACGATAACAATGATTGAGAGGGCCACTACCCTTACCCAAGTTTAGATTTGCCTCAAGAGCACCCGTAATATAGCTTTTTGCAGCTGCTACACCATCTCTAATACACCTGCCTGCAGCAAGATTACATGCTATGGCGGTGGAAAGGGTACACCCAGTACCGTGGGTATTAGGATTACTCACCTTATATTGCTGGTACCAGTGACAAGCTCCCTCTTCATAAAGTAAATCATCACTGCACTCTTCCAGGTGTCCTCCTTTTATCAGTATACTTCCTGAATAGTGTCGTGCTATTACTTCTGCAGCCTTTTGCATCTCTTCCTTTGTTCTGATCGGGAAACCGCAGAGGCACTCTGCCTCCGGTATATTGGGTGTAATTACTGTAGCCAAAGGTATCAACTTCGTAATCAACGCATCAATGGCATTATCCTGAAGAAGCTTGCTTCCACTTGTTGATATCATGACCGGATCCAGTACTATATTCTTTAACTCATATTGCTTCAGTTTGTCTTCAACAATATCGATGATATCTTTGTTAGCCAGCATACCAATCTTAACAGCATCCGGATAGATATCAGAGCATACCATATCCATCTGTTTCTCTATAAATTCCGGTGTCACTTCCATTACGCCACTGACACCAGTTGTATTCTGAGCAGTTAAAGCAGTGATTACACTCATGGCATACATATTGTGTACGGTTATCGTTTTAATATCTGCCTGTATTCCAGCTCCTCCACTACAATCCGAGCCTGCTATTGTAAGAACCTTTTTCATAATGATACCTATATTCTTACTCCATCATGGAGTAGATTATTTATCCTTTCATTATATTTTCACCTTATGCAGATCTTATTTTCTCTATACGTAAAATCTATTTATATCAATTCTAAGTTCCTATCCATGAAAATGTTCCTTCGCTTTTACGACCATCCTCTTGGTAGCATCACCAATGTTCTGTGCTGAGAAAATGGCGGATATCACTGCTACCCCGGCAACCCCGGTTCCATGAAGCTTCTCCATATTCTCCAATGTAATCCCGCCGATTGCCACTACCGGGATTGTTACCGCATGGCATATCTCTGTTAATATTTCCATTCCTATATTTTCTGCATCCTTCTTGGTATTCGTTCCAAAGACAGCGCCTACTCCGATATAATCCGCACCACCGGCTTCGGCATCCATGGCTTCCATGACTGTATGAGCAGATATCCCGATAATCTTATCATATCCAAGTCTTTTTCTTGCCAGAATAATATCCCCATCCTGCTGTCCAAGATGTACTCCATCTGCATCTGATGCGACTGCTACATCAATATTGTCATTGATAATTAGTGGAACCTGATACCGTCTTGTTATTTCTTTCATATCCAATGCTTCCTTCACAAACGATTCATATGCCATATCCTTTTCCCTGAGCTGCACCATAGTTGCACCGGATCTTAAGGCTTCCTCCACCTGGTCTGACAATTGATTGCTCCCTAGCCAGCTTCGGTCCGTAACAATATAAACCAGTAAATCCTCTCTCCTCAACCTCATAATGTTACTCCTTTCCTACTGTCTCGTTACCAGTATCCTGACTCTTCTATCAGAAGACTATCTCATCTCCAGCTTCGCGCCTTTTTCAATCAATGAGTCATCCATTTTACTGATAAAGTCAATGATATACTGACGATAGGAGGCAGTCCCCTCATTTCTTTCCATGATCTTTTCATAGGCATATTCACCTGCCATTCCCATTGCACATACCGCGGATATACAAGCTTCATATAGCTTGTCAGGATTTGCTCCGCAGAAGGAACCTATCATGGATGTTAGCATACATCCGGTTCCGGTCACACGGCTCATCATCGGATGCCCATTACGAATGAGACATACCTTATCATGATCCGCAATCAAATCAATTCTACCGGTAATCACAATCACGGCTCCTGTCCTCTTTGAAGTCCATTTTGCTAACTCAATTGCTTCATCCACTGTAACATCTGTGATTTGCTCTTTTAATGAAGCATCAACTCCCCTGGTATTACCGTTTCCGGTAATTGCTCTTATCTCCGAGCTGTTGCCTCTAATAACACTGAAATACACTTCTTTCATCAGATTCATAATTGTGTCTGATCGAAGCCGGGTGGCACCAACACCGACAGGGTCAAGAATAACCGGAAGCTCCAATTCATTTGCTTTCCTGCCTGCTACAAACATTGCTTTAACCGTACGCTCATTTAATGTTCCTGTATTAAT
The nucleotide sequence above comes from Variimorphobacter saccharofermentans. Encoded proteins:
- a CDS encoding DUF2804 domain-containing protein; the encoded protein is MQHRIKVPSRLLNKKGELIQREYALTPLLKYRRRDVARKLRLKEWDYYLIYNEEHAIGLTIGKSNTLLLISATLIDFSKKQQHTKSILRIVPDRYMSMPESSEEGNIIYRNSGVTLAFTHQEGCRQLYLNMKKFHHDSDLEVHLKLCQEPKDSMVIATPFKDNSKDFYYNRKIIGMNASGKVTLSGESISFYPTNSFGLLDWGRGVWPYKTTWYWGAAQGNVCGNVFGFNLGYGFGNTYAATENMLFYNGVASKLADIKFHIPKDGKNQYDYLKPWKVTSFDRRLEMEFTPILDRNVYWNAIAFSTNQHQVFGKYSGNATLDDGTIIYVKDFPGFIEHVENRW
- a CDS encoding APC family permease, producing MKKHNKIRKQDVEWRSERGQNNRNDSHNYQTADDQEGKPLQHYGLITATTMIIGIVIGSGIFFKSDDILSYTGGNLWLSILVFCIGAFGIIFGSLSLTEFSIRTKKNGGVVGYFEDFISLKMSSGFGWFQNFVYFPTLVSVISWVAGIYTCLLFKMDNNLETQVAIGLFYMILFYSVNIFSVFIGGYFQNLSTFIKLIPLLGIAIISIFWTASAPELEEGIQLVSQFDVGFGWLAALAPIAFSFDGWVVATSITNEVKNPNKNMTIALVVGPMIVLGVYLMYFLGLNRILGAEYILSTGDDAVKKVGELLFGRYGESILLTFVLISVLGVINGVILGSLRMPYALASKRMLPYADKITRVNPRIQLSVWSCIISFVSSSVWMLIHYLVQKNNLLKGGDVSEISIIFSYLCYIILYVKVIKMRKDMIIHSTFKGIICPVFAIIGATIIFIGGTMSNTVNVLLFLTLCVVIFAAGVLYYKE
- a CDS encoding undecaprenyl-diphosphate phosphatase, which encodes MQIIELLKAILLGIVEGITEWLPISSTGHMILVDEFVKLNASEEFKEMFFVVIQLGAILAVCLLYFNKLNPFSPKKTKQEKLDTMQIWYKVVVGAIPLGVIGVLFDDKIDEIFYNYQTVAVTLILYGILFIVMENRNKGKTAKINSFQDLTYQTAFMIGLFQVLSVIPGTSRSGATILGAILLGSSRYIAAEYSFFLSIPVMFGASALKLVKFGFNFSSMEIAILLTGMIVAFLLSVVAIRFLIGYIKKNDFKAFGWYRIVLGVLVIAYFALIA
- the thiD gene encoding bifunctional hydroxymethylpyrimidine kinase/phosphomethylpyrimidine kinase, translated to MKKVLTIAGSDCSGGAGIQADIKTITVHNMYAMSVITALTAQNTTGVSGVMEVTPEFIEKQMDMVCSDIYPDAVKIGMLANKDIIDIVEDKLKQYELKNIVLDPVMISTSGSKLLQDNAIDALITKLIPLATVITPNIPEAECLCGFPIRTKEEMQKAAEVIARHYSGSILIKGGHLEECSDDLLYEEGACHWYQQYKVSNPNTHGTGCTLSTAIACNLAAGRCIRDGVAAAKSYITGALEANLNLGKGSGPLNHCYRLA
- the thiE gene encoding thiamine phosphate synthase; its protein translation is MRLRREDLLVYIVTDRSWLGSNQLSDQVEEALRSGATMVQLREKDMAYESFVKEALDMKEITRRYQVPLIINDNIDVAVASDADGVHLGQQDGDIILARKRLGYDKIIGISAHTVMEAMDAEAGGADYIGVGAVFGTNTKKDAENIGMEILTEICHAVTIPVVAIGGITLENMEKLHGTGVAGVAVISAIFSAQNIGDATKRMVVKAKEHFHG
- the thiM gene encoding hydroxyethylthiazole kinase: MLQEIHRNTQKLVPLVHNITNYVTANDCANITLACGGSPIMADDILEVEEVTAMSNALVINTGTLNERTVKAMFVAGRKANELELPVILDPVGVGATRLRSDTIMNLMKEVYFSVIRGNSSEIRAITGNGNTRGVDASLKEQITDVTVDEAIELAKWTSKRTGAVIVITGRIDLIADHDKVCLIRNGHPMMSRVTGTGCMLTSMIGSFCGANPDKLYEACISAVCAMGMAGEYAYEKIMERNEGTASYRQYIIDFISKMDDSLIEKGAKLEMR